The following are encoded together in the Bactrocera neohumeralis isolate Rockhampton chromosome 6, APGP_CSIRO_Bneo_wtdbg2-racon-allhic-juicebox.fasta_v2, whole genome shotgun sequence genome:
- the LOC126763318 gene encoding scoloptoxin SSD552-like, whose amino-acid sequence MHTLEILLYNVLIIAFIAAAKTHTDYCKLGCALPNTEHAVCANKDKQLIENCPSDTKIISLNDMQAVILKLHNERRDFVASGKDETLPPAARMGELFWDEELANLAEYSVRRCLISDPHCYTTPTLRNPGRSANIYKYKKTEVKFEELVPSRVVEWLDTSKVCTPEIVAKFPEDPQGHVDFFARAITDSNNQVGCAASEWVKESNKYFLLVCLYTNDVQAGKSLYKLGRPASNCLSGSSSQYKNLCSGKEIYKTDSSMHERRRVFGSNSYRKYGTDYKAPEGSLWQLVM is encoded by the exons atgcataCTTTAGAAATTCTATTATATAATGTACTAATAATCGCTTTTATAGCTGCTGCCAAAACTCACACCGATTACTGCAAACTCGGCTGTGCGTTGCCCAACACGGAGCATGCCGTTTGCGCCAATAAAGATAAG CAACTCATCGAGAACTGCCCATCGGATACTAAGATCATCTCGTTAAACGATATGCAGGCTGTCATATTAAAATTGCACAACGAACGACGTGACTTTGTGGCAAGCGGCAAAGATGAAACGCTACCGCCCGCTGCACGTATGGGTGAGCTATTTTGGGATGAGGAATTGGCCAACTTAGCTGAATATAGTGTAAGACGTTGTCTCATAAGCGATCCGCATTGCTACACTACGCCAACATTACGCAATCCGGGACGTAGTGCGAATATTTACAAGTACAAGAAAACAGAAGTCAAATTCGAGGAGTTAGTGCCGTCACGCGTAGTTGAATGGCTGGACACATCGAAAGTGTGTACGCCAGAAATAGTTGCGAAATTTCCAGAGGATCCACAAGg tCATGTCGACTTCTTCGCTCGTGCCATAACGGATAGCAATAACCAAGTTGGTTGTGCCGCATCGGAATGGGTGAAggaatcaaataaatattttctcttagTGTGTCTCTATACAAATGACGTGCAAGCGGgtaaaagtttatataaattaGGACGACCTGCCTCGAACTGCTTATCGGGGTCGAGTAgtcagtataaaaatttatgcagCGGCAAAGAAATCTACAAGACTGATAGTTCAATGCACGAACGTAGAAGGGTTTTCGGCTCTAATTCGTATCGCAAATATGGTACAGATTACAAGGCACCTGAAGGCAGTCTTTGGCAGCTAGTGATGTGA
- the LOC126763314 gene encoding scoloptoxin SSD552-like, with protein sequence MNTLEILVYNVLIIAFASASKTYTDYCKLSCALPNTEHAVCANKHKQLIENCPSDTKIISLNDMQAVILKLHNERRDFVASGKDERLPPAARMGELFWDEELADLAEYSVRRCLISDPHCYTTPTLPNPGRSANIYKFEKTQVPFAELVPSRIIDWLETSRECTAEMAADFPENPEGHVDFFGRAITDSNNQVGCAASEWVKKSDKYFLLVCLYTNDVQAGKRLYKFGRPGSRCLTSYSEQYKNLCSIHENYNITDAKYERRALSVFNPTYKNRADYNAPEGSLWQSVL encoded by the exons atgaatactTTAGAAATTCTAGTATATAACGTACTAATAATCGCATTTGCATCTGCTTCAAAAACTTATACCGATTATTGCAAACTTAGTTGTGCGTTGCCCAACACGGAGCATGCCGTTTGCGCCAATAAACATAAG CAACTCATCGAGAACTGCCCATCGGATACTAAGATCATCTCGTTAAACGATATGCAGGCTGTCATATTAAAATTGCACAACGAACGACGTGACTTTGTGGCAAGCGGCAAAGATGAAAGGCTACCCCCCGCTGCACGTATGGGTGAGCTATTTTGGGATGAGGAATTGGCCGACTTAGCTGAATATAGTGTTAGACGTTGTCTTATCAGTGATCCACATTGCTATACAACGCCTACATTGCCCAATCCGGGACGtagtgcaaatatttataagtttgaGAAGACACAAGTTCCATTCGCGGAGTTAGTGCCGTCACGCATAATTGATTGGCTGGAAACATCGAGAGAGTGTACAGCGGAAATGGCAGCGGACTTTCCAGAGAATCCGGAAGG gCATGTCGACTTCTTCGGTCGCGCCATAACGGATAGTAATAATCAAGTTGGTTGCGCGGCATCCGAATGGGTCAAGAAATCagataaatattttctcttagTGTGTCTCTATACAAATGACGTGCAAGCGGGTAAACGTTTATATAAATTTGGTCGACCTGGCTCGAGGTGCTTAACTAGCTACAGTGAGCAGTACAAAAATTTATGCAGTATCCATGAAAACTACAATATCACTGATGCAAAGTACGAACGTAGAGCACTTTCCGTCTTTAACCCGACTTACAAAAATAGAGCAGACTACAATGCACCCGAAGGCAGTCTGTGGCAGTCAGTGCTTTGA
- the LOC126763315 gene encoding scoloptoxin SSD552-like, translating into MNLLELLILSMLLMATEVATKTDIDYCKLGCAKPKMQHAVCANPDKKLIANCPKDTKILSLDDMQHVILQLHNERREFVASGKEELLPPAARMGELYWDEELANIAEYSVRRCLISDPHCYTTPTLRNPGRSANIYKYEKTEVKFEELVASRVVNWLDTATECTAEIAANFPEDVPGHVDFFARAITDSNNQVGCAASEWTKKSNKYFLLVCLYTKDVQAGTRLYKFGRPASRCLSGSSNLYKSLCSTDEDYKIADAVQGHRRLSDFSFFYKNGTGYNAPEGSLWQLVM; encoded by the exons atgaatttattagaACTTCTTATCTTAAGTATGCTCCTTATGGCGACTGAAGTTGCTACAAAAACTGACATCGATTATTGCAAACTTGGTTGTGCGAAACCCAAAATGCAGCATGCTGTTTGTGCTAATCCCGACAAG aaactAATTGCGAATTGCCCAAAGGACACTAAGATTTTATCATTAGATGACATGCAGCATGTCATATTACAGCTACACAATGAGCGGCGTGAATTTGTGGCAAGCGGTAAGGAAGAATTGCTACCGCCCGCTGCACGTATGGGTGAACTATACTGGGACGAAGAGTTGGCCAACATAGCTGAATATAGTGTTAGACGTTGTCTCATAAGCGATCCGCATTGCTACACTACGCCAACATTGCGCAATCCGGGACGTAGTGCGAATATTTACAAGTACGAGAAAACAGAAGTCAAATTCGAGGAGTTAGTGGCTTCACGCGTAGTTAATTGGCTGGATACAGCGACAGAGTGTACAGCAGAAATAGCAGCTAACTTTCCAGAAGATGTACCCGG TCATGTCGACTTCTTCGCTCGTGCCATAACGGATAGCAATAATCAAGTGGGTTGCGCAGCATCGGAATGGACGAAGAAatcgaataaatattttctattggtTTGTCTCTATACGAAAGACGTGCAAGCGGGTACGCGGTTATACAAGTTTGGACGCCCTGCCTCTAGATGCTTGTCAGGATCCAGTAATCTGTACAAAAGTCTATGCAGCACCGATGAAGACTACAAAATCGCTGATGCAGTGCAAGGGCATAGAAGGCTTTCGGATTTTAGCTTCTTTTACAAAAATGGCACAGGCTACAATGCACCCGAAGGCAGTCTTTGGCAGCTAGTGatgtga